A single Anopheles funestus chromosome 2RL, idAnoFuneDA-416_04, whole genome shotgun sequence DNA region contains:
- the LOC125761054 gene encoding mutS protein homolog 5-like — translation MQSEDSSSAFPATNQAGKIISVCWNAGALAAAYYDIDQLELYAIQQAIEPRPQYALLRELVRRYHPLLYVITGPNCFLEDCREVLGAPIALPNQPEASESIAANRTTASQSANVKIVEYCTQTQTAAKSRLLALKLPGMPPDSDETECRTFLESMLPFEQELLVYSVGNLLLLLDTAGDSVSPAQLVTKINLITPSTQLIIDGLTYEALQIFDTSRHPSGFKCGTDSRGLSVFSLFNKCSSKNGEEWLSRLMTQPIRDRTELEHRLNTVQWLLENVRYANQFDQCLKHLSNVGLLYRKILQGTARNTDWKMLKKNLYYMYTLCKLCALTLQDTNITGTVVQQLGQYTCNPGNALKHVLYTIDKCLDLEKGEEENKVTIRAGLDPAVDRLREQYDGLRQIVMESSRLGLESMQLDMANICVTYLPSFGFVISTQIDEQLQRSGIYNNSSFDLVFQAENTAYFQINLCKELNDEFGQMVATLIEHELAIQMRLTTFVGTKFPEVMGIFKQAGKLDALLSFATVAKMHRYVRPIICDEKALQVQAGRHVVLEHRRSYRSNDTDVGETNRHLLNVIAADTSVGKTTYLKELAIICYLAHVGSFVPATYAKIPILDSIYTRLDHPESIFSGRSSFMSELYQMSSLLQNATAKSLVLIDEFGKGTNYLEGKSLLIGSIEHLLKRGPNAPITFVTTKFTGIEQFLPTQHRYLTVKVHRDIRNHSRNGTSSDTLDVTSIDPSDPNEQLKTTYQLAFRAVAFAVMKHHQASGRAPATENIRLLMDATPITRVPERCLEISHQPSRAAHDTESMTLSTVEPNRNLIEKRNI, via the exons ATGCAGTCGGAAGATTCATCGAGTGCTTTCCCGGCGACCAATCAGGCAGGGAAGATCATCTCCGTATGCTGGAATGCTGGAGCACTTGCTGCGGCTTACTACGATATCGATCAACTAGAGCTGTATGCAATCCAGCAAGCAATCGAACCAAGGCCCCAATATGCGCTACTTCGTGAGCTTGTCCGCCGATATCACCCGTTGCTATACGTTATCACTGGTCCCAACTGCTTCTTGGAAGATTGCCGTGAGGTATTGGGCGCTCCTATTGCCCTTCCGAACCAGCCGGAAGCATCGGAGTCGATAGCCGCAAACAGAACAACGGCTAGTCAATCCGCAAATGTGAAGATCGTTGAGtattgcacacaaacacaaacagctGCCAAAAGTCGTTTGCTAGCACTGAAACTTCCCGGCATGCCGCCGGATTCGGACGAAACCGAGTGCCGAACATTTCTCGAGAGTATGTTACCGTTTGAGCAAGAACTGCTCGTGTACAGTGTTGGcaatttgttgctgcttttggACACCGCAGGCGACTCCGTATCACCGGCGCAGCTGGTGACGAAGATCAATCTCATCACGCCCAGTACGCAGCTCATCATCGATGGGTTAACGTATGAAGCGTTGCAGATATTTGACACTAGTCGACATCCGTCCGGGTTCAAGTGTGGTACGGATTCGCGTGGACTGTCCGTGTTCAGTTTGTTCAACAAGTGCTCCTCGAAGAATGGGGAAGAATGGCTTAGCCGGTTGATGACGCAACCGATACGAGACCGAACGGAGCTAGAACACCGCCTCAACACCGTACAGTGGTTACTTGAGAATGTTCGCTATGCGAATCAGTTTGATCAGTGTTTAAAACATCTGTCCAATGTAGGACTACTGTACCGAAAGATCTTACAAGGTACCGCTCGCAACACCGATTGGAAGATGTTGAAGAAAAACCTCTACTATATGTACACACTCTGCAAACTTTGCGCCTTGACACTGCAGGATACAAACATTACGGGTACAGTTGTCCAGCAGCTCGGCCAATACACGTGCAATCCGGGAAACGCGCTCAAACACGTGCTTTACACGATCGATAAATGTTTGGATCTGGAGAAAGGAGAAGAGGAGAATAAGGTGACTATTCGTGCCGGACTAGATCCTGCCGTTGATCGTTTGCGTGAACAGTACGACGGATTGCGACAAATCGTGATGGAATCGTCCCGACTTGGACTGGAAAGTATGCAACTCGACATGGCGAACATTTGCGTTACCTATCTGCCATCATTCGGTTTCGTGATCAGTACCCAGATTGATGAACAGTTGCAACGGTCGGGAATCTACAATAATTCCTCGTTCGATTTAGTATTCCAGGCGGAAAATACAGCGTACTTTCAGATTAACTTATGCAAGGAGTTGAATGACGAATTCGGTCAAATGGTTGCAACATTGATTGAGCACGAGCTGGCAATACAGATGCGCCTGACGACCTTTGTGGGCACAAAGTTCCCGGAAGTGATGGGTATATTTAAGCAGGCAGGCAAATTGGACGCCCTGCTATCATTTGCGACCGTTGCAAAGATGCATCGCTATGTGCGTCCAATTATATGCGACGAGAAAGCGCTACAAGTGCAAGCCGGACGGCATGTTGTACTGGAGCACCGTAGATCGTACCGATCGAACGATACCGACGTAGGTGAAACCAACAGGCACCTGCTGAACGTGATTGCCGCAGATACGTCCGTGGGGAAAACCACTTACCTTAAAGAGTTGGCCATCATCTGCTATCTGGCTCATGTGGGTTCGTTCGTACCGGCTACGTACGCCAAAATACCGATTCTCGATTCAATCTACACACGGCTCGATCATCCCGAatcgatattcagcggtagaTCTTCCTTCATGTCGGAACTGTATCAGATGTCGAGTTTGCTGCAGAATGCTACCGCCAAATCGTTGGTTCTGATTGATGAGTTTGGCAAGGGCACTAACTATCTCGAGGGGAAGTCACTACTGATTGGCTCCATAGAACATTTGCTCAAGCGTGGTCCTAATGCTCCCATCACCTTCGTTACAACGAAGTTTACCGGAATTGAACAGTTTTTACCGACCCAGCACCGGTACCTGACGGTGAAGGTACACCGCGATATTCGAAACCATTCACGAAACGGTACAAGCAGTGATACGCTGGACGTGACCTCGATCGATCCTAGCGATCCAAACGAGCA ACTTAAAACCACATACCAGTTGGCGTTTCGTGCCGTTGCCTTTGCCGTAATGAAACATCATCAAGCGAGTGGCAGAGCACCGGCAACGGAAAACATTCGGCTGCTGATGGATGCCACTCCGATCACGAGGGTACCGGAACGATGTCTAGAAATTTCGCATCAACCGTCACGAGCAGCGCACGACACGGAATCGATGACGTTATCCACGGTGGAGCCTAATAGAAATCTTATCGAAAAACGGaa